The Xylophilus rhododendri region CCTTCGACGGCATCGCCCGGTTCGGCGATTTCCAGACGAGCCTTGGCGTGGCCAGGAACATCCTGGCCGGCAGGCTGAAGATGCTGGTCGCCGAGGGCGTGCTGGCCGCCGAGCCGGCATCGGCCGGCTCGGCCTATCTGCGCTATGTGCTGACGCCGCGGGGCCGTGGGCTGTTCCCGCTGGTCGTGGCCTTGCGCCAATGGGGTGAGGATCAGCTCTTCAGTCCCGGGGAGCCGCATTCGCGGCTGGTCGAGAAGTCGACGGGGCTGCCCGTGGCGCGGCTGGTTGTCAGCAACCGGCAGGGAGATCGGGTGGAGGCGGATGCGCTCGAAGTGGTCGACAAACCTGGGCAGCGCTGAGCGGCGGTCGAGGTCTGCTTGTACGCCGAAGGCAGTCACGGGTCCTACTATACATAATATACATCGTATGAAGTCGATGGAGCACGTACCCGCGGCCAGACCGCGGACACGTTGCGCAGCTCTAGTCCGCTACTCCGTAGACACGCCGCATTTCCACATGCGTCATGGCGGGAGGATTCTTGATGTGGCCGTCATGTCCGCGCGCCAGGATCAGCGGCGAATTCCTGCGCCGCTTCTCCATCACCACGATGCTGTCGAAGAAAGACAGCGAGTACAGATGCTGGGCGATGTATTCGTGGTCCAGGCTTTCCAGCGGTGCGTGATACCAGGCATGCATCTCATCGACCAAGCCCTTGGCGAAGTCGAGGAAGGTGTCGGTGCGGCCCACGCCGCCGCCGTGCGCCGGAAAGTAACTCGTGTGCGTGTCCTCGCAGAGGTAGCAGCCACCGTTGCGCAGAACCGGGAACAGCGCGTCGAAGGTGTTGATCTGCTGCACCATGGTGTGGCCACCATCGTCCAGCACCACATCGATATCGGGGTTCTCCTTGCAGAACTTGCGCCAGAAGGCGGGGTCGGCCTGGTCACCGATCCAGATGTCGAAGCCGTGCTTCTTCAATGCCTTGCAGTTCTCGTCGACATCCACGCC contains the following coding sequences:
- a CDS encoding winged helix-turn-helix transcriptional regulator encodes the protein MAERKRMNDAGCPVARAVDIVGDRWSLLILRDAFDGIARFGDFQTSLGVARNILAGRLKMLVAEGVLAAEPASAGSAYLRYVLTPRGRGLFPLVVALRQWGEDQLFSPGEPHSRLVEKSTGLPVARLVVSNRQGDRVEADALEVVDKPGQR
- a CDS encoding class I SAM-dependent methyltransferase encodes the protein MNPIHTTAADGNPLLDYFMRNGGNAIHKWVDYFEVYHRAFARFRGREITFVEIGVQNGGSLHMWRDYLGPQARIIGVDVDENCKALKKHGFDIWIGDQADPAFWRKFCKENPDIDVVLDDGGHTMVQQINTFDALFPVLRNGGCYLCEDTHTSYFPAHGGGVGRTDTFLDFAKGLVDEMHAWYHAPLESLDHEYIAQHLYSLSFFDSIVVMEKRRRNSPLILARGHDGHIKNPPAMTHVEMRRVYGVAD